One stretch of Camelus bactrianus isolate YW-2024 breed Bactrian camel chromosome 19, ASM4877302v1, whole genome shotgun sequence DNA includes these proteins:
- the TBC1D20 gene encoding TBC1 domain family member 20, with protein MALRSAQGDGPTSSCWDGGAEKADFNAKRKKKVAEIYQALNSDPADVAALRRMAISEGGLLTDEIRRKVWPKLLNVNTNDPPPISGKDLRQISKDYQQVLLDVRRSLRRFPPGMPEEQREGLQEELIDIILLILERNPQLHYYQGYHDIVVTFLLVVGERLATSLVEKLSTHHLRDFMDPTMDNTKHILNYLMPIIDQVNPELHDFMQSAEVGTIFALSWLITWFGHVLSDFRHVVRLYDFFLACHPLMPIYFAAVIVLYREQEVLDCDCDMASVHHLLSQIPQDLPYETLISRAGDLFVQFPPSELAREAAAQQRAEKTAASTFKDFELASAQQRPDMVLRQRFRGLLRTEDRTKDVLTKPRTNRFVKLAVMGLTVALGAAALAVVKSALEWAPKFQLQLFP; from the exons ATGGCCCTCCGGAGTGCTCAGGGTGACGGCCCCACCTCCAGCTGCTGGGACGGCGGCGCGGAGAAGGCAG ACTTTaatgccaaaaggaaaaagaaagtggcAGAGATATACCAGGCTCTGAACAGTGATCCAGCTGATGTGGCTGCCCTTAGACGCATGGCTATCAGTGAAGGGGGGCTCCTGACTGACGAGATCAGGCGGAAAGTGTGGCCCAAGCTTCTCAATGTCAATACCAATGATCCACCTCCTATATCAG GGAAGGACCTACGACAGATAAGCAAGGACTACCAACAAGTGCTGCTGGATGTCAGGCGGTCTTTACGGCGGTTCCCTCCTG gcatgccagaagaacagagagaagggCTCCAGGAAGAACTGATTGACATCATCCTCCTCATCTTGGAGCGCAACCCTCAGCTGCACTATTACCAGGGCTACCATGACATCGTGGTCACATTTCTGCTGGTGGTAGGCGAGAGGCTGGCGACATCCCTGGTAGAAAAATTATCTACCCACCACCTCAG GGATTTCATGGATCCAACAATGGACAACACCAAGCATATATTAAACTATCTGATGCCCATCATTGACCAGGTGAATCCAGAACTCCATGACTTCATGCAGAG TGCCGAGGTGGGGACCATCTTTGCCCTCAGCTGGCTCATCACCTGGTTTGGACACGTCCTTTCTGACTTCAGGCATGTTGTGCGGTTATATGACTTCTTCCTGGCCTGCCACCCGCTGATGCCCATTTACTTTGCAGCTGTG ATCGTGTTGTATCGAGAGCAGGAAGTCCTGGATTGTGACTGTGACATGGCCTCGGTCCACCACCTGCTGTCCCAGATCCCTCAGGACCTGCCCTATGAGACGCTGATCAGCAGAGCAGGGGACCTCTTTGTTCAGTTTCCCCCGTCCGAACTTGCTCGGGAGGCAGCTGCCCAGCAGCGAGCAGAGAA AACGGCAGCCTCTACCTTCAAAGACTTTGAGCTGGCATCAGCCCAGCAGAGGCCTGACATGGTGCTGCGGCAGCGGTTTCGGGGACTTCTGCGGACTGAGGATCGAACAAAAGATGTCCTGACCAAACCAAGGACCAACCGCTTTGTGAAGCTGGCAGTGATGGGGCTGACAGTGGCACTTGGAGCGGCCGCTCTGGCTGTAGTGAAAAGTGCCCTGGAGTGGGCCCCGAAGTTTCAACTGCAGCTGTTTCCATAA